One genomic segment of Gottschalkia acidurici 9a includes these proteins:
- the ypeB gene encoding germination protein YpeB has protein sequence MDDNKRNDRMYDELDNNEDNDNNDHRRRNNYILVGLLTVALIATALFGINQRRVKGEYKTALNNDYQRLFYDTKAHINNVEVSLSKAVLSDSKEQNILHLSQVVQQSQSAQEKLSQMPVNHTDINKTTKYLTQVSDYCYSLIKGHLEGKDITKEQRDSLKELGKYSTYLSGEMSNLHNKFMKGDLDFDLVRHNEKRELKKANENMLNTSLVKLEEEMTKYPELIYDGPFSDQARKIKAKGLGTKKVNREEAKKKAETFIGTKKVGKITKFESGKDLDNEATIPSYTFSVAPKNKEKEQAIYISVSKTGGDIVWMSNPRNVSKASISMEDAHKRAKQFLEEKGFKNMELNYSLNNHNVATLNFAYTLDNVTIYPDLIKVKVALDNGEIVGFDALHYLKEHHERNIQKPTITLEQARAKVRYDFDITSTRLAIIPKGTKDEVLCYEFKGNYEGDNFIVYINANTAQEEQILRVIKDENGTLTF, from the coding sequence ATGGATGATAACAAAAGAAACGATAGAATGTATGATGAATTAGATAATAATGAGGATAATGATAACAACGATCATAGAAGAAGAAATAACTATATATTAGTAGGATTACTGACTGTAGCACTAATAGCAACAGCATTGTTTGGTATAAATCAAAGAAGAGTTAAAGGGGAATATAAAACAGCACTAAACAATGACTACCAAAGGCTTTTCTATGATACTAAAGCACACATAAATAATGTAGAGGTATCTCTTTCAAAAGCTGTGCTTTCAGACTCAAAAGAGCAAAATATATTACATTTGTCACAAGTAGTGCAACAATCACAGTCTGCACAAGAAAAGTTATCACAAATGCCTGTAAATCATACTGATATAAATAAAACTACAAAATATTTAACTCAAGTATCAGATTATTGTTACTCATTAATAAAGGGCCACTTAGAAGGAAAAGACATAACTAAAGAACAGAGAGATTCTCTAAAAGAATTAGGGAAATACTCAACGTACTTATCTGGTGAAATGTCAAATCTTCATAATAAATTTATGAAGGGTGATCTGGACTTTGATCTAGTAAGACACAATGAAAAAAGAGAATTAAAGAAAGCTAATGAAAATATGCTAAATACTAGCTTAGTAAAACTAGAAGAGGAAATGACAAAATATCCAGAGTTAATATATGATGGACCTTTCTCAGATCAAGCAAGAAAGATAAAAGCAAAAGGATTAGGAACTAAAAAAGTAAATAGAGAAGAAGCTAAAAAGAAAGCAGAAACATTTATAGGAACTAAAAAGGTAGGAAAGATCACTAAATTTGAATCAGGTAAAGATTTAGATAATGAGGCGACTATACCGTCATATACATTTAGTGTAGCTCCAAAGAACAAGGAAAAAGAACAGGCAATATATATAAGTGTGAGTAAAACAGGAGGAGACATAGTTTGGATGTCAAATCCTAGAAACGTAAGTAAAGCAAGCATATCTATGGAAGATGCACATAAGAGAGCAAAACAATTCTTAGAAGAAAAAGGTTTCAAAAATATGGAGCTTAACTACTCACTAAATAATCATAATGTAGCAACACTTAACTTTGCATATACATTAGACAATGTAACAATATATCCAGACCTTATAAAAGTGAAAGTAGCGCTAGACAATGGCGAAATAGTAGGTTTTGATGCGTTACACTATTTAAAAGAGCATCACGAAAGAAATATTCAAAAACCAACTATAACACTAGAGCAGGCAAGAGCAAAAGTGAGATATGACTTTGATATAACTAGTACTAGATTAGCTATAATTCCAAAAGGAACTAAAGATGAAGTATTATGTTATGAATTCAAAGGTAACTATGAAGGGGATAATTTCATAGTATATATAAACGCAAATACAGCACAAGAAGAACAAATATTAAGAGTAATAAAAGATGAAAATGGTACACTAACATTCTAA
- the murI gene encoding glutamate racemase, translating into MDNRPIGIFDSGIGGLTVLKEISEQLPHEDIIYFGDTARVPYGTRSTETVIKYSFQCIKFLLSKNIKAIVIACNTATSAALKTALEHFDVPIIGVIDPGVKTAVATTKNNKIGIIGTTGTINSEAYQKGIRKLNKSAEVIGIACPLFVPIVEDGWEDTEIAMMTAEKYLIELKEHNIDTLVLGCTHYPILRYTLSKVMGDNVNLVNPAYETAKEVKQLLKSKDMLSNKADKSKQEFYVSDDPEKFRRIGGNILNKNIVDIEMVEIENL; encoded by the coding sequence ATGGATAATAGACCTATAGGTATATTTGACTCAGGCATAGGCGGATTAACAGTTTTAAAAGAAATATCAGAGCAACTTCCACATGAAGATATAATATATTTTGGAGATACTGCAAGAGTTCCATATGGAACAAGATCAACGGAAACAGTTATAAAATATTCCTTTCAATGTATAAAATTTTTACTAAGTAAAAATATAAAGGCGATAGTGATAGCATGCAATACGGCTACATCAGCAGCGCTAAAAACTGCACTAGAGCACTTTGATGTACCAATAATAGGGGTAATAGATCCAGGAGTAAAAACAGCGGTAGCTACAACTAAGAATAATAAAATAGGAATAATAGGAACTACTGGAACTATAAATAGTGAAGCTTACCAAAAAGGAATAAGAAAGCTAAACAAATCAGCAGAAGTAATAGGGATAGCTTGCCCTCTATTTGTTCCGATAGTTGAAGATGGATGGGAAGATACAGAAATAGCTATGATGACAGCTGAGAAATATCTAATAGAGTTAAAAGAACATAATATAGATACTTTAGTATTAGGATGTACACATTATCCTATACTTAGATACACGTTATCTAAAGTTATGGGAGATAACGTAAATTTAGTAAATCCTGCATATGAAACGGCTAAGGAAGTAAAGCAATTATTGAAGTCGAAGGATATGCTTTCAAATAAAGCGGATAAGTCAAAGCAAGAATTTTATGTAAGTGATGATCCAGAGAAATTTAGAAGAATAGGTGGAAATATTTTAAATAAGAATATTGTAGATATAGAAATGGTAGAGATTGAAAACTTGTAG
- a CDS encoding DUF1934 domain-containing protein, protein MKEVTLKIIGIQTTSDGEEDTMELTTRGKFYEKLGSYFIVYDESEISGMEGATTTLKIQGRKVLMKRFGTSNSSMIFERGKKHTCEYATPYGNMDMDVVTNHIDVDVNENGTGKIEIKYKLNIMGSEVNNKLSVDIM, encoded by the coding sequence TTGAAAGAAGTTACACTTAAGATAATAGGAATTCAGACCACATCAGATGGAGAAGAAGATACTATGGAACTGACTACTAGAGGGAAGTTTTACGAGAAGTTAGGAAGCTATTTTATAGTATATGATGAAAGTGAAATATCAGGTATGGAGGGAGCAACTACCACATTAAAAATCCAAGGTAGAAAAGTTCTTATGAAAAGATTTGGAACAAGTAATTCAAGTATGATATTTGAAAGAGGAAAAAAACATACATGTGAATATGCAACTCCATATGGGAATATGGACATGGATGTAGTAACAAATCATATAGATGTAGATGTAAACGAAAATGGGACAGGAAAAATTGAGATAAAATATAAATTAAATATAATGGGGTCTGAGGTAAACAACAAACTATCTGTAGATATAATGTAA